Proteins encoded together in one Abyssisolibacter fermentans window:
- the pfkA gene encoding 6-phosphofructokinase, with protein MKKIGILTSGGDAPGMNAAIRAVVRSAIYNGLKVMGINKGYQGLIEGNITEMTLSSVGDIIHRGGTILKSARCDEFRTEEGRKKAINVLNVFGIEGLVVIGGDGSFRGAKKLSEAGIATIGLPGTIDNDLAYTDFTIGFDTTVNTVLDAISKIRDTSTSHGRANIIEVMGRHCGDIALYAGLAGGAESIILPEEGFDIDEVCKKLLQGKNRGKLHSIIVLAEGVVAEGSQNAFELGKEIEDKTGIETRVTVLGHIQRGGSPSTNDRIMASRMGAKAVELLMKDESGKVIGIKGNELFAMDIDEALATDKKFNKDMYELAKILSI; from the coding sequence ATGAAAAAAATAGGCATTTTAACTAGTGGAGGAGATGCTCCAGGAATGAACGCAGCTATAAGAGCTGTTGTTAGATCAGCAATATACAATGGGTTAAAAGTTATGGGAATAAATAAAGGATATCAAGGATTAATAGAGGGAAATATAACAGAAATGACACTGTCTTCTGTTGGAGATATAATTCATAGAGGAGGTACTATATTAAAAAGTGCTAGATGTGATGAATTTAGAACTGAAGAAGGTAGAAAAAAAGCAATTAATGTATTAAATGTTTTTGGTATAGAAGGTTTAGTAGTAATAGGCGGAGATGGTTCATTTAGGGGAGCAAAAAAATTAAGTGAAGCTGGAATTGCAACTATAGGATTACCTGGAACAATAGATAACGATCTTGCATATACAGATTTTACGATTGGATTCGATACAACTGTTAATACTGTATTAGATGCAATAAGTAAAATTAGAGATACATCTACATCACATGGAAGAGCAAATATTATTGAAGTAATGGGAAGACATTGTGGTGATATTGCTTTATATGCTGGATTAGCAGGAGGAGCTGAAAGTATTATTTTACCAGAGGAAGGTTTTGATATAGATGAGGTATGTAAAAAGCTTCTTCAAGGGAAAAATAGAGGTAAACTACATAGTATAATAGTTTTAGCTGAAGGTGTAGTTGCTGAAGGATCACAAAATGCTTTTGAATTAGGTAAAGAAATAGAAGACAAAACAGGTATAGAAACAAGAGTAACTGTACTTGGTCACATTCAAAGAGGTGGAAGTCCATCTACAAACGACAGGATAATGGCTAGTAGAATGGGTGCAAAAGCTGTAGAACTTCTTATGAAAGATGAATCAGGAAAAGTTATAGGAATTAAAGGAAATGAACTTTTTGCAATGGATATTGATGAAGCATTAGCTACTGATAAAAAATTTAATAAAGATATGTATGAACTTGCAAAAATACTTTCTATATAG
- a CDS encoding GerMN domain-containing protein — translation MFRSIKNIFIIILIGFLGTGISIRYSPIASIDIDNINEPLSKSFVSLECDYINQKIINPHTIFISYKSEDIEKLSFYDDYILNGKIYKNDKFYKSVNFTKVNGKKPFDIVVSPDKPYQLSIDLSKEKMMLPDGEYKLVITTNAIGHKYTCNSIDLSLKYKSTSPYVKALNKIPDQSLKAMTLYYCSKDNSIEQLIPITRFKSVKRNIFNSTLKELQLPPSLSTGLSNISPISKFNYITNKNGITYIDLPSIETIYTNPKTAAKAMNSFMKTVGTLPNVGRIKFLVDYNKADTFFNGKKINNSIQYNIYNKAYLAYDSGKRYFLVDCDVLSINNSDDINTKAQKIFKTMQNYEYHGMLNVIPKNVKLVDSSFNDSILTLNFSKEFLTAHDGNENLKTMMIDSILFSFTSIKDVKYISVKVNNNSIDSFNGYNFEKPIARPLYINPETSD, via the coding sequence TTGTTTAGGTCAATTAAAAATATATTCATTATTATACTCATTGGTTTTCTAGGTACTGGAATTTCCATCAGATATAGTCCTATTGCATCTATTGATATAGACAATATTAATGAACCTTTGTCTAAAAGCTTTGTCTCACTTGAATGCGATTATATAAATCAAAAAATCATTAATCCTCATACTATATTTATTTCTTATAAATCTGAAGATATTGAAAAATTAAGTTTCTATGACGATTACATACTTAATGGTAAAATATACAAGAATGATAAGTTCTATAAATCTGTCAATTTTACTAAGGTAAATGGAAAGAAACCATTTGACATTGTTGTTTCTCCAGATAAACCATATCAGTTAAGTATTGATTTGTCTAAAGAAAAAATGATGCTTCCTGATGGAGAATATAAATTAGTTATTACTACTAATGCTATAGGTCATAAATATACTTGTAATTCAATTGATTTAAGTCTTAAATACAAAAGTACTTCTCCCTATGTAAAGGCCTTAAATAAAATACCTGATCAAAGTCTTAAAGCTATGACATTGTATTACTGTAGTAAAGATAATAGCATTGAACAATTAATCCCTATTACTAGGTTTAAAAGTGTAAAGCGAAATATATTTAATTCTACTTTAAAGGAACTGCAATTGCCGCCAAGTCTTAGTACCGGTCTTAGTAATATATCTCCTATAAGCAAATTTAATTATATTACCAATAAAAATGGTATCACATATATAGATTTACCATCAATAGAAACTATATACACTAATCCTAAAACAGCTGCAAAAGCTATGAATTCATTCATGAAAACTGTTGGAACACTACCCAATGTAGGAAGAATAAAGTTTTTAGTAGATTATAATAAGGCTGATACTTTTTTTAATGGCAAAAAAATAAATAATTCTATACAGTACAATATATACAACAAAGCTTATCTAGCTTATGATAGTGGTAAAAGATATTTTCTAGTTGATTGTGATGTTCTTTCTATAAATAATTCTGATGATATTAATACAAAAGCTCAAAAGATTTTTAAAACTATGCAGAATTATGAATATCATGGAATGTTAAATGTTATTCCTAAGAATGTTAAACTTGTTGATAGTTCTTTTAATGATAGTATACTTACTCTAAATTTTAGCAAAGAATTCTTAACAGCTCATGATGGAAATGAAAATTTAAAAACTATGATGATAGATTCTATATTGTTTTCTTTTACTAGTATTAAAGATGTAAAATATATTTCTGTTAAGGTTAATAATAATTCTATTGATAGTTTTAATGGATATAATTTTGAAAAGCCTATAGCTAGACCTTTGTATATTAATCCTGAAACATCTGATTGA
- a CDS encoding acyl-CoA thioesterase gives MIKETKFRVRYEETDQMGIVYHSNYFIWFDIGRTEFLREIGVYYRELEEIGVLLPVIDVGCKYLQPAKYDDEICIKTKLTKVRGVRVVLNYEVRCNGNTLALGHTEHAFVDKKLRPINLKKQFPNIWDKLIKSVSLE, from the coding sequence ATGATTAAAGAGACTAAGTTTAGAGTTAGATATGAAGAAACAGATCAAATGGGTATAGTTTACCATTCAAATTATTTTATTTGGTTTGATATTGGCAGGACTGAATTTTTAAGAGAAATAGGAGTGTACTATAGAGAATTAGAAGAAATAGGAGTATTGTTACCAGTTATAGATGTAGGATGTAAATATCTACAGCCGGCAAAATATGATGATGAAATATGTATAAAAACAAAATTAACTAAAGTAAGAGGAGTAAGAGTGGTTTTAAATTATGAAGTTAGATGTAATGGTAATACATTAGCTTTAGGACATACAGAACATGCATTTGTTGATAAAAAACTAAGACCAATAAATTTAAAGAAACAATTCCCGAATATATGGGATAAATTAATCAAGTCTGTATCATTAGAGTAA
- a CDS encoding zf-HC2 domain-containing protein, translated as MNKINCNIVKDILPLYADNIVSEDTKKLVEEHLLNCNDCKKELSLLKSDLETPTVVITEKDDIAFLKKIGLDIKKKRVFTAMLSATISAIVVILSFAYLTAPEYIPYTQSSEIITVDENNNSVTLSFVGEYELTQSEQGIYNISIYNTAWNEIIDATKSQTITVNPNNEEVNTIYYVSNGGEEDKVIYGKNPISNGGVITLPRLFLNYYITLDMLITFVLVVFFLIFRKREKVKAIIVKILIVPVSYFVSHVMITGFNATSYSATRDFYLILLLVIPIYSLFYILYKKKHSKFRH; from the coding sequence GTGAATAAAATAAATTGCAACATTGTAAAGGATATTTTGCCTTTATATGCTGATAACATTGTCAGCGAAGACACAAAGAAACTTGTTGAAGAACATCTGCTGAATTGTAATGACTGTAAAAAGGAACTTTCATTATTAAAATCCGATTTAGAAACACCTACAGTTGTTATAACTGAAAAAGATGACATAGCATTTCTGAAAAAAATAGGTTTAGATATAAAGAAAAAACGAGTATTTACTGCAATGCTCTCAGCAACTATTTCAGCCATCGTTGTAATATTATCATTTGCATATCTAACTGCACCTGAATATATACCCTATACTCAATCATCTGAGATTATTACTGTAGATGAGAATAATAACAGTGTAACGCTTTCTTTTGTTGGAGAATATGAACTAACACAAAGTGAGCAAGGAATATATAATATTAGTATTTATAATACAGCATGGAATGAAATTATTGACGCTACAAAATCCCAAACCATTACAGTAAACCCAAATAATGAAGAAGTGAACACGATTTATTATGTGTCTAACGGAGGAGAAGAGGATAAAGTAATATATGGTAAAAATCCAATTTCTAATGGCGGTGTTATTACCTTGCCACGATTGTTTTTGAATTACTATATTACTCTTGACATGTTAATTACATTTGTTTTGGTAGTATTCTTTCTAATATTCAGAAAGAGAGAAAAGGTTAAAGCTATTATAGTAAAGATTCTAATTGTTCCTGTTTCTTACTTTGTAAGTCATGTTATGATTACAGGATTTAATGCTACCTCATACTCAGCAACTCGTGATTTTTATTTGATTTTGCTTTTAGTAATACCTATTTATTCTCTATTTTATATTTTGTATAAAAAGAAACATTCGAAATTTAGGCACTAA
- the rlmD gene encoding 23S rRNA (uracil(1939)-C(5))-methyltransferase RlmD has protein sequence MDIPVKTNELHEIKIIDMNHLGQGFSRIDNFAVFVNGAITNDEVLAKIVLIKKNYAVAEVEKIIKPSEYRTEPICDKADICGGCQLQNMDYNAQLKMKTNRVKNDLMRIGGLEDVKVNDTLGMEQITRYRNKAQFPVGYSNGKFKIGFYKRGSQQIVDTESCIIQHDINDEVLKVFRQYMEKYNIKPYDQRTRKGIVRHILTKTSFKTGDLMIVIITKGEKLPNKKEFIEMCKKIPNVKSIIQNINNKRSNVILGEKCITLYGQDKITDYIEDLKFKISPLSFFQVNPMQTKVLYQKALEYTELKGEETVFDIYCGIGTISLFLARKAKKVYGIEIVKEAIQDAKENAKLNNINNAEFYAAAAEEIFPRLYSQGIKADVVVLDPPRKGCEQSVLDTIIQMQPKKVVYVSCNPATLARDLKYLSQNGYRVEEVQPVDMFGFTVHIECCVLLKRITK, from the coding sequence TTGGATATACCAGTAAAAACTAATGAGTTACATGAAATAAAAATAATAGATATGAACCATTTAGGTCAAGGCTTTAGTAGAATAGATAATTTTGCAGTATTTGTTAACGGCGCAATAACAAATGATGAAGTACTAGCAAAGATAGTATTAATAAAAAAGAACTATGCAGTAGCAGAAGTAGAAAAGATTATAAAACCTTCAGAATATAGAACAGAACCAATATGTGATAAAGCAGATATTTGCGGAGGATGTCAGCTTCAAAACATGGACTACAATGCACAGCTAAAAATGAAAACAAATAGAGTAAAAAATGATTTAATGAGAATAGGTGGATTAGAAGATGTAAAGGTTAACGACACGTTAGGAATGGAGCAAATAACAAGATACAGAAACAAAGCGCAATTCCCTGTAGGTTATAGCAATGGCAAATTTAAAATAGGCTTTTACAAAAGAGGAAGTCAGCAGATAGTAGATACAGAAAGCTGTATAATACAGCATGATATAAACGACGAAGTTTTAAAAGTATTCAGGCAGTATATGGAGAAATATAATATAAAACCATATGACCAAAGAACAAGGAAAGGAATAGTAAGGCACATATTAACGAAAACATCCTTTAAAACAGGAGACTTAATGATAGTAATAATAACAAAAGGCGAAAAGCTGCCAAACAAAAAAGAATTTATAGAAATGTGCAAAAAAATACCAAATGTAAAGAGTATAATTCAGAACATAAACAACAAAAGGAGTAACGTAATACTAGGAGAAAAATGCATAACACTATACGGACAGGACAAAATAACTGATTACATAGAAGACTTAAAATTCAAAATATCACCACTATCATTCTTCCAAGTAAATCCTATGCAGACGAAAGTACTATACCAAAAAGCATTAGAATATACAGAGCTTAAAGGAGAAGAAACGGTATTTGACATATACTGTGGAATAGGAACGATTTCATTGTTTCTAGCAAGAAAAGCAAAAAAAGTATACGGAATAGAAATAGTAAAAGAAGCAATACAAGACGCAAAAGAAAACGCAAAATTAAACAACATAAACAACGCAGAATTTTATGCAGCAGCAGCAGAAGAAATATTTCCTAGGCTATATTCACAAGGTATAAAAGCAGACGTAGTAGTACTAGACCCACCAAGAAAAGGCTGTGAACAATCAGTACTAGACACAATAATACAGATGCAGCCAAAAAAAGTAGTGTATGTATCCTGCAACCCAGCAACACTAGCAAGAGATTTAAAATACCTATCACAAAACGGGTATAGAGTAGAAGAAGTCCAACCTGTGGATATGTTTGGGTTTACGGTGCACATTGAGTGCTGTGTGTTGTTAAAGAGAATAACTAAATAA
- a CDS encoding FxsA family protein has product MLGKLILLFTVVPLAELYILLKVAEATSALTTFLIVIITGVVGAYLAKSEGKAIISKIKYELSCGHMPAENLIDGLCVLVGGAFLITPGIITDIAGFSLVIPFTRVLYKNFIRIKFNKMLDKGNINFWRY; this is encoded by the coding sequence ATGTTAGGTAAGCTCATTTTGCTTTTTACAGTAGTGCCTTTGGCTGAGCTTTATATATTGTTAAAGGTTGCTGAAGCTACGAGTGCATTAACGACATTTCTAATAGTGATAATCACAGGGGTAGTTGGAGCATATTTAGCTAAAAGTGAAGGGAAAGCAATAATATCAAAAATTAAATATGAATTAAGTTGTGGTCACATGCCAGCGGAAAATTTGATAGATGGACTATGTGTTTTAGTAGGAGGAGCATTCTTAATTACTCCCGGAATAATTACAGACATAGCTGGATTTAGTTTAGTAATACCTTTTACAAGAGTTTTATATAAGAATTTTATAAGAATAAAATTTAATAAAATGCTTGATAAAGGTAATATAAATTTTTGGAGGTATTAG
- the pyk gene encoding pyruvate kinase, with protein sequence MKKTKIVCTLGPSTDKEEILKSMIVSGFNVARLNFSHGSHDEQQGRIDMVKKLRKNENTPIAIMLDTKGPEIRTGDFENGVVELKEGQNFTITTRDILGNDQICAVTYKGLTDDVKVGDTILIDDGLVGLEVITKPNSTDILCVVKNAGVIKNKKGVNVPGVKINLPAITQKDVDDIEFGIKNDIDFIAASFIRKSADVLKIREILEANNASDIEIISKIENQEGVDNIDEIIEISDGIMVARGDLGVEIPAEDVPLVQKMIIKKCNKAGKPVITATQMLDSMIRNPRPTRAEVTDVANAILDGTDAIMLSGETAAGKYPIQAVETMSNIAKKIETTIDYERILKKKAYRTISVTNAISHATCTTALELGVAAIITATSSGYTARAVSKFRPKSQIIAATSSSKVRRKLCLVWGVESILIEESNSTDEIIENSVSNAVIKGYINNGDLVVITAGVPVGVSGSTNLVKIHTVGEIVFKGTGIGRSSAIGNVCKIQNIKDAEEKFEEGNVIVSIATDKDMVKYMEKAAAIITEKGGLTSHAAVVGLNLGIPVIVGADNALEKLQDGDLVTVDGNGGVVFKGAARIL encoded by the coding sequence ATGAAAAAAACAAAGATAGTATGTACTTTAGGACCATCTACAGACAAGGAAGAAATTTTAAAAAGTATGATTGTAAGCGGCTTTAATGTTGCTAGGTTGAATTTTTCGCATGGCAGCCATGATGAACAGCAAGGTAGAATCGACATGGTTAAGAAATTAAGAAAAAATGAAAATACTCCCATTGCCATTATGCTGGACACAAAAGGGCCTGAGATTAGGACTGGAGATTTCGAAAATGGCGTGGTTGAATTAAAAGAAGGGCAAAATTTTACGATTACTACAAGAGACATTTTAGGAAATGACCAAATATGTGCTGTAACATATAAAGGGCTAACAGATGATGTTAAAGTAGGGGATACAATACTAATAGACGACGGTTTAGTTGGACTTGAGGTTATTACTAAACCAAATTCTACCGATATATTATGCGTAGTGAAAAATGCTGGTGTTATAAAAAATAAAAAAGGTGTTAATGTACCGGGTGTAAAAATTAATTTACCCGCTATAACTCAAAAAGATGTAGATGATATTGAATTTGGTATAAAAAATGATATAGATTTTATAGCTGCTTCATTCATTAGAAAGTCAGCAGATGTATTAAAAATAAGAGAAATACTAGAAGCAAATAATGCATCTGACATAGAAATTATTTCAAAGATAGAAAATCAAGAAGGCGTAGATAACATTGACGAGATTATAGAAATTTCTGATGGTATAATGGTAGCTAGAGGTGACTTAGGAGTAGAAATTCCAGCAGAAGATGTACCATTAGTACAAAAAATGATAATAAAGAAATGTAATAAAGCAGGAAAACCAGTAATAACAGCTACACAAATGCTTGATTCAATGATTAGAAATCCAAGACCTACAAGAGCTGAAGTTACAGACGTAGCAAATGCTATATTAGATGGAACAGATGCAATAATGTTATCAGGGGAGACAGCAGCTGGTAAATATCCAATTCAAGCAGTTGAGACTATGTCAAATATAGCAAAGAAAATAGAAACAACAATAGATTATGAAAGAATATTAAAAAAGAAAGCTTATAGAACTATATCAGTAACAAATGCAATAAGCCATGCTACATGTACGACAGCTTTAGAATTGGGAGTAGCTGCTATAATAACTGCAACATCTTCTGGTTATACAGCAAGAGCAGTTTCTAAATTTAGACCTAAATCTCAAATAATAGCTGCAACAAGTAGTAGTAAAGTTAGAAGAAAACTATGTTTGGTTTGGGGAGTTGAATCGATTCTGATAGAAGAAAGTAATTCAACAGATGAAATTATTGAAAATTCAGTATCAAATGCAGTAATAAAGGGATATATCAATAATGGAGACTTAGTTGTTATAACTGCTGGAGTTCCAGTTGGAGTGTCTGGAAGTACGAATTTAGTTAAAATACACACAGTTGGTGAGATAGTATTTAAAGGAACAGGAATCGGAAGAAGCTCTGCTATAGGTAATGTTTGCAAAATACAAAATATAAAAGATGCAGAGGAAAAATTTGAAGAAGGAAATGTTATAGTTAGTATAGCTACAGATAAAGATATGGTAAAATATATGGAAAAAGCGGCAGCTATAATAACAGAAAAAGGCGGGCTTACTTCACATGCAGCAGTAGTAGGATTAAACCTTGGAATACCAGTCATAGTAGGTGCAGATAATGCTTTAGAAAAATTACAAGATGGAGATTTAGTAACAGTAGATGGAAATGGTGGAGTAGTATTTAAAGGAGCAGCAAGAATATTATAA
- a CDS encoding aldo/keto reductase, translating to MQLRKLGRTNFDVSAVGFGGIPIQKVDEKKAVELIKASKQNGINFIDTARAYGRSEELIGYGIKETGRENWYIATKSPARTYEAMKKDIDISLKKLNIDTIDLYQMHNVKTVEAYEQVMSSSGALRALKEARAQGKIKAIGITSHTLAILEDAVETGEFATIQFPYNPVEPQAEGIFKRAKELNIGVIVMKPVAGGAIRNVEYSIRYILENTNVSTVIPGMDKVEHIRANTAVANDLRPLTDEERQVIMTEAKELGTEFCRRCGYCAPCPQGIDIPSQFILEAYLTKYDLEDWAKERFNGLDKTAHDCIECGSCEPRCPYDLPIRKMMKRVSENFSK from the coding sequence ATGCAATTGAGAAAACTAGGAAGAACAAACTTTGATGTTTCAGCTGTTGGTTTTGGAGGAATACCTATTCAAAAAGTTGATGAAAAAAAAGCAGTAGAACTAATAAAAGCCTCAAAACAAAATGGAATAAATTTCATAGACACTGCAAGAGCTTATGGAAGAAGCGAAGAATTAATAGGATATGGTATAAAAGAAACTGGTAGAGAAAATTGGTATATAGCAACCAAATCTCCAGCTAGAACATATGAAGCAATGAAGAAGGATATAGATATTAGCCTTAAAAAACTAAATATTGATACAATAGATTTATACCAAATGCATAACGTAAAGACAGTAGAAGCATATGAGCAAGTAATGTCATCAAGTGGAGCATTAAGAGCATTAAAAGAGGCTAGAGCACAAGGTAAGATTAAAGCAATAGGAATAACAAGTCATACATTAGCGATATTAGAAGATGCAGTAGAAACAGGCGAATTTGCAACTATACAATTTCCATATAATCCGGTAGAACCACAAGCGGAGGGAATATTTAAAAGAGCAAAAGAACTTAACATAGGAGTAATAGTAATGAAGCCCGTTGCTGGTGGAGCAATAAGAAATGTAGAATATTCAATAAGATATATACTAGAAAATACTAATGTTTCAACAGTTATACCAGGAATGGATAAAGTAGAACATATAAGAGCAAATACAGCAGTAGCTAATGATTTAAGACCTTTAACAGACGAAGAAAGACAAGTAATAATGACAGAAGCTAAAGAATTAGGAACAGAGTTTTGTAGACGCTGCGGTTATTGTGCACCCTGTCCACAAGGTATAGATATACCATCACAATTTATACTAGAAGCATATCTTACAAAATATGATTTAGAAGATTGGGCTAAAGAAAGATTTAATGGATTAGATAAGACTGCACATGACTGTATTGAGTGCGGTTCATGTGAACCAAGGTGTCCTTATGATTTACCAATTAGAAAGATGATGAAGAGAGTTTCAGAAAATTTTTCGAAATAA
- a CDS encoding RNA polymerase sigma factor — protein sequence MEFEQVYKLYFKDVYTFLYGLSQNKAVAEDITQDTFLKAIKNIHTFDGRKDIKAWLFTIARNTYYTEYNRQKIFSPYELEDNVDGKTNVLDNLILKEQSILILKILHNMSEPYKEVFMLRFFGSLSFNKISLIFTKTESWARVTYYRAKKQILEQMEGNHSE from the coding sequence TTGGAATTTGAACAAGTATATAAATTGTATTTCAAAGATGTATATACATTTCTGTATGGTTTATCACAAAATAAAGCCGTTGCCGAAGATATTACACAAGACACATTTTTAAAAGCGATAAAGAACATTCATACATTTGACGGACGAAAAGATATTAAAGCCTGGCTTTTTACCATAGCACGAAACACATATTATACAGAGTATAATCGCCAAAAAATTTTCTCGCCTTACGAGCTTGAGGACAATGTGGATGGTAAAACTAATGTTTTGGATAATTTGATATTAAAAGAACAATCTATTTTGATACTAAAAATTTTGCACAATATGAGCGAACCTTATAAAGAAGTTTTTATGTTAAGATTTTTCGGCAGTCTATCTTTTAACAAAATAAGCTTAATTTTTACCAAAACTGAAAGTTGGGCGAGGGTTACTTATTACCGAGCTAAAAAACAAATATTAGAACAAATGGAGGGAAATCATAGTGAATAA